One Anomaloglossus baeobatrachus isolate aAnoBae1 unplaced genomic scaffold, aAnoBae1.hap1 Scaffold_2503, whole genome shotgun sequence genomic window carries:
- the LOC142262736 gene encoding LOW QUALITY PROTEIN: uncharacterized protein LOC142262736 (The sequence of the model RefSeq protein was modified relative to this genomic sequence to represent the inferred CDS: inserted 2 bases in 1 codon; deleted 1 base in 1 codon) → MNNSNVFGGQQTTNPNTQNQNAAMFGQTTLFGQNATVQPAPAFGQPSTGQSAPMFGQLGNNQSVFGQNTLSQSSSIFGQTNSVQTTPAFGQASGGLSAPTFGQGSSSGTLFGQAPSGQSNSIFGQATAGQSAPTFGHTANTSVFGLATSGQTAPLFGQSSSGQSAPSFGQSTNQSAPAFGQGTSAQFTPIFGQSTPSQSPPVFGQTTSGLTAPAFGQVSSAPSAPAFGQVTTGQSGFTFGQTANNQASTTFAQQSLGQTGPAFGLATTGQSSSLFGHTTNTQTLPAFGQTSTGPPAPSFGQSSNNQSSIFGQITPSKSASPFAQVPSSQSTSLFAQATTNQSASFFTQPTTSQSASPFGSNTSIFSQATSESSAASRQSEDGSNQGPQFGQQSPSNRFLFGQTPSNPTQTPMFAQNVTGQSFSQAGSTQSGPNSSSQVSAFGQVNSGQSNIFGQSPGFQPPFSKQESGSISAQPSSAFEIAQSAQVSKTAATEKMSIFGQSSNISTVQTGSVFGTTTQISTSSSAADSTFTQVASNSEHSFKPPAHTTFKPILPGANKSDETSASSFSMPSKNESKDPPLFGAPTTSSTSGNVNFFSMSSEKKNKGEAGTPRPSFASANSSFTSFVEEPRREEGQKGVKRKPEYDRSPRRNDVAISGEASSDPHSEHPPVKRAGRLNRDLKGGANIYVRSLFDVVKSQMKTHRGKEIKKSDNVTPQAKVTDADSPSKTQPIVRPISAPNQTESVKTSPASLSSQVTFNKSRLQGTGHTTSTRMVSFLGPNQQGSPRDYSSPGPSELIPGRIRPLLEEGELLPEIQAIPSSSVASKGERSAGAQHTVPVSPSEMTTFFIRNLPNKFNKKNIMEDFFKKYGKILRINCRIKQKMASIQFNNHNSAAAAKKAVKKLYKNSVAFWQQKKTSDPAKKKGAQTVEREVRQSEQKGIPAVSPVCKPLLQGLKGSSLKKATFPKNLQFSVQNPDIPSPPSDXLPPSLLHLVGMVAETSEEMSF, encoded by the exons ATGAACAATAGCAATGTGTTCGGTGGACAACAAACCACAAACCCCAATACACAAAATCAGAATGCAGCTATGTTTGGGCAGACAACATTATTTGGCCAAAATGCAACTGTACAGCCTGCCCCTGCATTTGGACAGCCATCTACTGGCCAGTCAGCCCCTATGTTTGGACAGCTCGGTAACAACCAGTCTGTTTTTGGTCAGAATACTTTAAGCCAATCTTCTTCTATCTTTGGACAGACTAATTCTGTCCAAACTACTCCAGCATTTGGCCAGGCAAGTGGTGGACTGTCGGCCCCTACATTTGGCCAGGGTTCTTCATCAGGGACACTGTTTGGTCAGGCTCCTTCTGGCCAGTCTAATTCTATATTTGGGCAGGCCACTGCTGGGCAGTCTGCTCCTACCTTTGGGCACACAGCTAATACATCAGTGTTTGGACTAGCAACATCTGGACAGACAGCTCCGCTGTTCGGACAGTCCAGCTCAGGGCAGTCTGCTCCTTCATTTGGACAGTCCACTAATCAGTCAGCACCTGCATTTGGGCAGGGCACGTCTGCACAGTTTACGCCAATATTTGGGCAGAGCACCCCTAGTCAGTCACCACCAGTGTTTGGACAGACAACATCTGGTCTAACCGCTCCTGCATTTGGCCAGGTTTcttctgctccatctgctccagccTTTGGACAGGTTACAACAGGACAGTCTGGCTTTACCTTTGGACAGACTGCTAATAATCAGGCTTCTACTACTTTTGCACAACAGTCTTTGGGACAAACTGGTCCTGCGTTTGGGCTGGCAACTACCGGACAGTCCTCTTCCCTCTTTGGACATACAACCAATACTCAAACGCTACCTGCATTTGGGCAGACTTCTACGGGGCCACCTGCGCCATCGTTTGGACAAAGCAGTAACAATCAATCATCTATATTTGGACAAATTACTCccagtaaatctgcatctccttttgCCCAAGTACCATCTAGTCAATCTACATCTCTCTTTGCCCAAGCGACTACTAACCAATCTGCATCTTTCTTTACACAGCCTACAACTAGCCAGTCAGCCTCCCCCTTTGGAAGCAATACTTCTATATTTTCCCAGGCAACATCTGAGTCATCAGCAGCATCTAGACAGTCTGAGGATGGCTCAAATCAAGGTCCACAATTTGGACAACAATCCCCTAGTAATAGATTTTTGTTTGGCCAGACACCCTCCAACCCGACCCAGACACCTATGTTTGCGCAGAATGTGACTGGACAAAGTTTTAGTCAGGCAGGTTCTACGCAATCTGGGCCAAATAGTAGTAGCCAAGTGTCTGCATTTGGACAGGTAAACAGTGGACAAAGTAATATTTTTGGTCAGTCTCCTGGCTTCCAACCTCCATTTAGTAAGCAAGAATCTGGTTCTATCAGTGCACAACCATCTTCTGCATTTGAAATTGCACAATCTGCACAAGTTAGCAAGACAGCAGCCACTGAGAAAATGTCAATTTTTGGTCAGTCCTCAAATATTTCCACTGTGCAGACTGGAAGTGTATTTGGTACCACGACACAAATAAGTACCAGTTCTAGTGCTGCGGACTCCACTTTTACACAGGTAGCCTCCAATTCAGAGCACAGTTTCAAACCTCCCGCTCATACAACTTTCAAACCAATCCTACCGGGAGCAAATAAATCAGATGAAACTTCGGCATCATCTTTTAGCATGCCAAGTAAAAACGAGTCAAAAGATCCACCCCTATTTGGAGCTCCTACAACGTCATCAACATCTGGGAACGTCAACTTCTTCTCTATGTCTTCAGAGAAGAAAAACAAAGGTGAAGCAGGAACACCCAGACCTTCATTTGCAAGTGCCAATAGTAGTTTTACTAGTTTTGTTGAAGAGCCAAGAAGAGAGGAGGGACAAAAAGGAGTAAAAAGAAAACCGGAGTATGATCGTTCACCACGTAGAAATGATGTCGCCATCTCAGGTGAAGCTTCTTCAGATCCCCATAGCGAACATCCACCTGTTAAGAGGGCTGGTCGATTGAACCGGGATTTAAAAGGAGGAGCAAACATCTATGTCAGGAGCTTGTTTGATGTTGTAAAAAGTCAAATGAAAACTCATCggggaaaagaaattaaaaaatcagATAACGTTACTCCTCAGGCCAAGGTGACCGATGCCGATTCTCCATCAAAAACTCAACCAATTGTAAGACCAATTTCTGCTCCCAATCAAACTGAATCTGTTAAAACTAGCCCAGCGAGTTTATCAAGTCAAGTGACTTTTAATAAGTCCCGTTTGCAAGGTACAGGTCATACAACATCTACCAGAATGGTTTCCTTTTTGGGGCCAAACCAGCAAGGATCTCCCAGAGACTATTCTTCACCTGGGCCTAGTGAGTTGATACCTGGAAGAATTCGACCCTTACTGGAAGAAGGTGAGCTGCTGCCTGAAATTCAAG ctatCCCCTCAAGCTCTGTGGCTAGCAAAGGAGAACGTTCTGCTGGTGCTCAACACACTGTTCCAGTCTCCCCCAGTGAGATGACCACTTTTTTTATTAGGAATTTGCctaataaatttaataaaaaaaacatcatggaggatttctttaaaaaatatgggaagattctgcgtataaactgcaggataaagcaaaaaatggcatctatccaatttaataaccat AACTCTGCAGCTGCGGCCAAGAAAGcagta aaaaaactatacaaaaatTCTGTTGCGTTTTGGCAACAGAAAAAAACTAGTGA TCCTGCAAAGAAAAAAGGGGCTCAAACAGTGGAGAGAGAAGTCAGACAAAGTGAGCAGAAAGGCATTCCAGCCGTCTCGCCTGTATGCAAACCTCTTCTCCAAGGACTAAAG GGATCTTCTCTTAAAAAGGCTACATTTCCCAAGAATCTTCAGTTTAGTGTTCAAAATCCTGATATCCCATCACCACCTTCAGA TTTGCCTCCTTCACTTCTGCATCTTGTGGGAATGGTAGCAGAGACCTCGGAGGAGATGTCCTTTTGA